AAGCTCTTTTGTCTACTCCAAGAATCTTGTAATAATCTATATAGGCCATGTTTTATGAATTTAATCGTTCATACATCATACGGCAAATAACACGCCAATCTCGCTTTTGGATGCAAAAATTAAAATAAATAAGTATTAAGTACCAAGTATTAAGTATTAGCCATGCGGATCAACTTTTCCAGAGATACCGGTTAATATTTAGTGGTATTTGTCTTACGAAAAATCAAACTTTTTATTCTTTTTTTCCTTATTGGCGTCATTGAAGTAATCAAGAAACTTTTTAAAGAATCTTCGAAAGGCCGACAGGGCTATCATCCCTCCGGAGATTCTGTTGTTTTCGTTAAAGTGCCAAATTCTTTTAGCCGATATAAACATTCACACAGAGATATACATAGAGTTCTTCATCACACTGATCGAACTCAATCTTACTCTCTCTCGACAGCCACCCTAAAGCGGCACCCAGCTCTTTATCTTTCAACCCGGATTTTCTCTTCAGAAGTCCGTAGCTCCACTTTTCGTTATTACTAAGCAGTTGCCAAACCTTACCGGCATTTACACCGATTTCATTTCTATTCATTTTTCTAGAGTAATTAAGAGGTTTAATATATTAGGTTAAAATTTCGCTTATAGAGATAACAAAAGGATAATGCAATTGTTTATAGGTCTTTACTAAAAAAGGTAACGCAAATAAGATTCACCCCGAATATGTGATGTCTAAAATAGACAAACTTAATGCGGACGATGCTGTGTATACGGTAGATACGGGAATGACTTGTGTATGGGGAACACATACCTTTTTATCGTCTATCTTGAGGTGATAATCATTTTATTTTATTATGTTTGTAATCATCAAAAAGTAAAAACACATGGAAAAGACCAACTCTTCGCCTTTATCCCGACAAGCACTGTACGCTGATAAAAAACAATGGAATCAGTTCCTTTCTGTTTTTTTATTGGCAGTGGGCGTTGGTTTTACAGTGGCAGGCATTATCTTCTTTTTTGCCTACAACTGGGATGAATTACCTAAATTTGCAAAGTTAGGAATAGTAGAGGTGTTATTAGTAGCTTCTGTCCTGCTCGCTACATTCACCCGTTGGAACAAGCTCGTCAAACAGATTTTCCTGACCGGAGCTACCTTCCTGATAGGTACGCTTTTCGCTGTCTTCGGACAAATCTACCAAACGGGAGCCGATGCTTACGATCTTTTCCTAGGATGGACTCTTTTCACCATTCTCTGGGCGGTTGCTATCCGTTTCGCTCCGTTGTGGCTGACGTTCATCGGATTACTTTGCACTACGATATGGT
The Bacteroides caecimuris DNA segment above includes these coding regions:
- a CDS encoding winged helix-turn-helix domain-containing protein; translated protein: MNRNEIGVNAGKVWQLLSNNEKWSYGLLKRKSGLKDKELGAALGWLSRESKIEFDQCDEELYVYLCVNVYIG